One region of Gottschalkia purinilytica genomic DNA includes:
- a CDS encoding capping complex subunit for YIEGIA has translation MDVGIKEYILAIITTNKDSVSGGSVPVFYTKDKEEQEKVSILISKITTGMIHDLENGCYVIVKH, from the coding sequence GTGGATGTAGGAATAAAAGAATATATATTAGCCATAATTACTACTAATAAAGATTCAGTATCAGGAGGAAGTGTTCCAGTATTCTATACTAAGGATAAGGAAGAACAGGAAAAAGTATCTATATTAATATCAAAAATAACCACTGGAATGATACACGATTTAGAAAATGGATGTTATGTAATAGTTAAACATTGA
- a CDS encoding DUF512 domain-containing protein, producing MELKNLSENINIIEEVESNSIAEELEIEPGDILLSINDKGIKDIIDYKYMITDDFVTMTIQKPDGEVWELEIEKDFDEDIGIVFTNPLIDKAKNCRNKCMFCFIDQLPKGMRNTLYFKDDDSRLSFLQGNFITLTNLNDEEIDRIIKYKLSPINISVHTTNPELRIKMLQNKNAGKIYDILKRFNEAGINMNCQIVLVPNVNDGLELESTIKDLSQLHPNISSVAVVPIGVTKYRKGLCEVDIYNYNSANEVLKLIDGMQKSFLNTIGTRFVFPSDEFYVLSEREIPKYKNYEGFPQIENGVGLIRSFQSEVEEALENMKGKCTSNNEYIIATGELSYNFMKSISELIMDSIQGIRLKVIPIKNKFFGDTITVSGLVTGNDLYNELKNYKPKDGFIIPKCMLKRDEDIFLDDLTLLQLEEKLESKVTVSKVDGKDFVDILKK from the coding sequence ATGGAGTTAAAAAACTTAAGTGAAAATATTAATATAATAGAAGAAGTAGAGTCTAATAGTATAGCTGAAGAATTAGAGATAGAGCCAGGAGATATACTTTTATCTATAAATGATAAAGGTATTAAAGATATTATAGACTATAAATATATGATAACAGATGATTTTGTTACAATGACAATACAGAAACCAGATGGAGAAGTATGGGAACTAGAAATAGAAAAAGATTTTGATGAAGATATTGGTATAGTATTTACTAATCCACTTATAGATAAGGCTAAAAACTGTAGAAATAAATGTATGTTTTGTTTTATAGATCAGCTACCTAAAGGAATGAGAAACACCTTATATTTTAAAGATGATGACTCTAGATTGTCATTTTTACAAGGTAATTTTATTACTCTTACGAACTTAAATGATGAGGAAATTGATAGAATAATAAAATATAAACTAAGTCCCATTAATATATCAGTTCATACAACTAATCCTGAATTGAGGATAAAAATGCTGCAAAACAAGAATGCAGGTAAAATATATGATATCCTTAAAAGATTTAATGAAGCAGGAATAAACATGAATTGTCAAATAGTATTGGTTCCTAATGTAAACGATGGTTTGGAATTAGAAAGTACGATAAAAGACTTATCACAACTTCATCCAAATATTTCGAGTGTTGCTGTAGTTCCAATAGGAGTAACTAAATACAGAAAGGGATTATGTGAAGTTGATATATATAATTATAACAGTGCTAATGAAGTATTAAAGTTAATTGATGGAATGCAAAAAAGTTTTCTAAATACTATTGGAACGAGATTTGTATTTCCATCTGATGAGTTCTATGTTTTATCGGAAAGAGAAATACCTAAATATAAAAATTATGAAGGATTTCCTCAAATAGAAAATGGTGTTGGACTTATAAGATCATTTCAATCAGAAGTAGAAGAGGCTTTAGAAAATATGAAAGGAAAATGTACCTCAAATAACGAATATATTATAGCTACTGGGGAACTATCATATAATTTTATGAAAAGTATAAGTGAATTAATAATGGATAGCATACAAGGTATTAGACTTAAAGTAATTCCTATAAAGAATAAATTCTTTGGAGATACTATAACAGTTTCTGGACTTGTAACAGGAAATGATCTATATAATGAATTAAAAAATTATAAACCTAAAGACGGATTTATAATACCAAAATGTATGTTAAAAAGAGATGAAGATATATTTTTAGATGATTTAACTTTATTGCAATTAGAAGAAAAACTAGAATCTAAGGTTACCGTTTCAAAAGTTGATGGAAAAGATTTTGTAGATATATTAAAAAAATAG
- the der gene encoding ribosome biogenesis GTPase Der, producing the protein MARPIVTIVGRPNVGKSTLFNRIAGRRISIVEDKPGVTRDRIYAEGEWLNNYFTLIDTGGIEPESEDIILSQMRRQAEVAIETGDVIMFVVDGLEGLTSTDKEISQMLRKSRKKVILVCNKIDTPKTPDTIYEFYELGLGTPMVISAGQGLGLGDLLDEVIKNFPEDKDTEYDEDVIKVAVIGKPNAGKSSLINNILGENRVIVSDIAGTTRDAIDTPFSVGDDKYVLIDTAGLRRRKNVNENIERYSVIRTLAAIERADVCIIMIDATEGVTEQDAKIAGYAHNSGKASIIAVNKWDLVEKEDKTYLQFEQEIRRNLSFMTYAPIIFISAKTGKRVNKLFELVKIVSNNHSMRITTGVLNDIIGEAVLMNQPPSDKGRRLKIFYGTQVGVQPPKFVIFINDKELMHFSYARYLENQIRQSFGFEGTPLQFEFNEKKGD; encoded by the coding sequence ATGGCAAGACCTATAGTTACTATAGTAGGAAGACCAAATGTTGGGAAATCAACACTTTTTAATAGAATAGCAGGACGAAGAATATCAATAGTTGAAGATAAGCCAGGTGTAACAAGAGATAGAATTTATGCAGAGGGAGAATGGCTAAACAATTACTTTACACTTATTGATACAGGTGGAATTGAGCCTGAAAGTGAAGATATAATACTTTCCCAAATGAGAAGACAAGCAGAAGTAGCAATAGAGACTGGTGATGTAATAATGTTTGTTGTAGATGGATTAGAAGGACTTACATCTACAGATAAAGAAATCTCTCAGATGTTAAGAAAATCAAGGAAAAAAGTTATTTTAGTTTGTAATAAGATAGATACTCCCAAAACACCAGATACTATATATGAATTTTATGAGCTAGGACTAGGAACTCCTATGGTAATATCTGCTGGACAAGGATTAGGACTTGGAGACTTACTAGATGAAGTAATAAAGAATTTTCCAGAAGATAAAGATACAGAATATGATGAAGATGTTATAAAAGTAGCTGTTATTGGGAAACCAAATGCAGGTAAGTCTTCTCTTATAAATAACATATTAGGAGAAAATAGGGTAATAGTAAGTGATATAGCAGGAACTACAAGAGATGCTATAGATACTCCTTTTTCTGTAGGTGATGATAAGTATGTACTTATAGACACTGCTGGACTTAGACGAAGAAAAAATGTAAATGAAAATATAGAGAGATATAGCGTTATAAGAACTCTAGCAGCCATAGAAAGAGCAGATGTATGTATTATAATGATAGATGCTACAGAAGGGGTAACAGAACAAGATGCAAAGATAGCAGGATATGCACATAATAGTGGAAAAGCTTCTATAATAGCTGTGAATAAATGGGACTTGGTAGAGAAAGAAGATAAAACATATCTTCAATTTGAACAGGAAATTAGAAGAAATTTATCTTTTATGACTTATGCACCAATTATATTCATATCAGCAAAAACGGGAAAACGAGTTAATAAGTTATTTGAACTTGTAAAAATAGTTTCAAACAATCATTCTATGAGAATAACTACAGGAGTCTTAAATGATATAATAGGAGAAGCTGTTTTAATGAATCAGCCACCTTCAGATAAAGGAAGGAGACTAAAGATATTTTATGGAACTCAAGTTGGTGTACAACCACCTAAGTTTGTCATATTCATAAATGATAAAGAGTTAATGCATTTTTCTTATGCAAGATATTTAGAAAATCAAATAAGACAATCATTTGGTTTTGAAGGAACTCCATTACAGTTTGAGTTCAACGAGAAAAAGGGGGATTAG
- the plsY gene encoding glycerol-3-phosphate 1-O-acyltransferase PlsY, with product MKEIIIIILISYLLGNFQTSYILGRVFKKTDIRKFGSGNAGTTNALRVFGKKIAIATLLIDALKGVAAVMIGREISGDIGAITAGVSVVIGHNWPVFLKFKGGKGIATTIGVGLTITFLSGIISIILGILIVIKTKYVSLGSLLAVIIWPVITIIVYKPFNLSLLILTTLLAIMALYKHRSNIRRLLSGQESKLGNKLN from the coding sequence ATGAAAGAAATTATTATAATTATTTTAATTTCATATTTGTTAGGAAACTTTCAAACATCCTATATTTTAGGAAGAGTGTTTAAAAAGACTGATATTAGAAAATTTGGAAGTGGAAATGCAGGTACAACTAATGCATTAAGAGTTTTTGGTAAAAAAATAGCTATAGCTACACTTTTAATAGATGCGTTAAAAGGAGTAGCAGCTGTTATGATAGGAAGAGAAATAAGTGGAGATATTGGTGCTATTACAGCTGGTGTTAGTGTTGTAATTGGACATAATTGGCCAGTATTTCTTAAATTTAAAGGCGGAAAAGGAATTGCTACTACTATTGGAGTAGGATTAACTATAACATTTTTATCAGGAATAATATCTATTATCTTAGGTATATTAATTGTAATTAAAACAAAGTATGTATCTCTTGGATCTTTATTAGCTGTAATTATCTGGCCTGTGATTACGATTATAGTATACAAACCTTTTAATCTAAGTTTATTAATACTTACAACTTTACTAGCTATTATGGCTCTTTATAAACATAGAAGCAATATAAGAAGATTATTAAGTGGACAAGAATCTAAATTAGGAAATAAGTTAAATTAA
- a CDS encoding NAD(P)H-dependent glycerol-3-phosphate dehydrogenase gives MDSKIAVIGGGSWGTALAIVLGKKGFEVDIWMRDKKQCEHAKYARENVKYLPGIVLPNSIDITNDISEAIYKKDIIISSVPSHTVRDILKDMKKDMKKDQIIVNVSKGIEVDSLLRISEVVKDELPENEYVVLSGPSHAEEVAKDVPTTVVVSSQKRKIAEYVQDIFMTPKFRVYTNPDVIGVEIGGALKNIIALGAGISDGLGYGDNTRAALMNRGFVEIARLGSKMGAKEATFAGLSGIGDLIVTCTSMHSRNRRAGMLIGQGKSLDESIQSIGMVVEGIKTTNAGYKLSQKLGVEMPITEEIYKVLYENSDVKNAVINLMMRNKKHEIEDIAEENNWE, from the coding sequence ATGGATAGTAAAATAGCAGTTATAGGCGGTGGAAGCTGGGGAACTGCTTTAGCTATTGTATTAGGTAAAAAGGGCTTTGAAGTAGATATATGGATGAGAGATAAAAAACAATGTGAACATGCAAAATATGCAAGAGAAAATGTGAAATATTTACCAGGAATAGTTTTGCCTAATAGTATAGATATTACTAATGATATATCAGAAGCAATTTACAAAAAGGATATAATAATATCTTCTGTACCGTCTCATACGGTTAGAGATATTCTAAAAGACATGAAAAAAGATATGAAAAAGGATCAAATAATTGTAAATGTTTCTAAAGGAATAGAAGTAGACTCTTTATTAAGAATTTCTGAGGTAGTAAAGGACGAGCTTCCTGAAAATGAATATGTTGTTTTGTCTGGACCCTCACATGCAGAAGAAGTTGCTAAAGATGTTCCTACTACGGTTGTAGTGTCATCACAAAAAAGAAAGATAGCTGAATATGTACAAGATATATTTATGACTCCAAAGTTTAGAGTTTATACAAATCCAGATGTAATAGGAGTAGAAATTGGAGGAGCTTTAAAGAATATAATAGCTCTTGGGGCAGGTATATCTGATGGACTAGGATATGGAGATAATACTAGAGCAGCTCTTATGAATAGAGGATTTGTAGAGATAGCAAGATTAGGAAGTAAAATGGGAGCAAAGGAAGCAACTTTTGCAGGACTATCAGGAATCGGAGACTTAATAGTAACGTGTACAAGCATGCATAGTAGAAATAGAAGGGCAGGCATGCTTATCGGACAAGGTAAGAGTCTAGACGAATCAATACAATCAATTGGTATGGTTGTTGAAGGAATAAAAACTACGAATGCAGGATATAAATTATCACAAAAGTTAGGAGTAGAGATGCCTATTACCGAGGAAATATATAAGGTATTATATGAAAACTCAGATGTAAAAAATGCGGTAATTAATCTAATGATGAGAAATAAAAAGCATGAAATAGAAGATATAGCTGAGGAAAATAACTGGGAATAG